A genomic region of Alnus glutinosa chromosome 11, dhAlnGlut1.1, whole genome shotgun sequence contains the following coding sequences:
- the LOC133882601 gene encoding probable carboxylesterase 12, translating to MNPSLSMSLSPCLYLGKFFMPRVPAILPSSARASGLYKSGLFSPINQRKSSLQILVSSSSSSSSSSSLAMDSSNSNEVAYDHSPYLKIFKDGRVERIAGTDIVPPSLDPQTGVESKDVVISPETGVSARLFLPKTSIQTQKKLPLLIYFHGGGFCIETAFSPQYHNYLNALVGEANVVAVSVEYRRAPEHPLPAAYSDSWAALEWVASRVDEWLKSHADFERVFFAGDSAGANIAHHMALRVGAEGLAGVKLQGIALVHPYFWGKEPIGGEPAEAERRAMIENLWRFTCPATSGTDDPYINPASDPKLGSLGCGSVLVCVAEKDLLKARGFYYRELLEKSGWGGAVEVVESPGEDHVFHLNKPVCENSLALLNRIASFFNRGEP from the coding sequence ATGAATCCATCcctctctatgtctctctctccgTGTCTCTATCTCGGCAAATTTTTTATGCCTCGAGTACCTGCCATTCTCCCCTCAAGCGCGCGTGCGTCTGGTCTATATAAATCTGGCCTTTTCTCTCccataaatcaaagaaaatccaGTCTCCAAATtctagtttcttcttcttcttcttcttcttcttcttcttctcttgctATGGATTCAAGCAACAGTAATGAAGTAGCCTACGACCACTCTCCCTATCTTAAAATCTTCAAAGATGGTCGAGTAGAGCGAATTGCAGGCACCGACATCGTGCCCCCATCGCTTGATCCCCAAACCGGCGTTGAATCCAAAGATGTAGTTATCTCGCCCGAAACAGGCGTGTCCGCCAGGCTTTTCCTTCCGAAAACTTccatccaaacccaaaaaaagctTCCTCTCCTTATTTACTTCCACGGCGGAGGCTTTTGCATCGAAACCGCCTTCTCTCCACAGTACCACAATTACCTTAACGCCCTTGTCGGCGAAGCCAACGTTGTTGCGGTCTCTGTAGAGTACAGGAGAGCCCCAGAACACCCTCTTCCCGCTGCTTACAGTGATTCATGGGCTGCGCTTGAATGGGTTGCGTCTCGCGTTGATGAATGGTTGAAAAGCCATGCAGATTTTGAAAGAGTGTTTTTCGCCGGGGACAGCGCCGGGGCTAACATTGCGCACCACATGGCCTTGAGGGTGGGGGCAGAAGGATTGGCTGGTGTTAAGCTACAAGGGATTGCTCTTGTGCATCCATATTTCTGGGGCAAAGAACCGATTGGCGGCGAACCGGCCGAGGCTGAGAGGAGAGCGATGATTGAGAATTTGTGGCGCTTCACGTGCCCGGCGACGAGTGGGACTGACGACCCCTACATAAACCCAGCTTCGGATCCGAAGCTGGGGAGCCTCGGGTGTGGGAGTGTGCTGGTTTGTGTTGCCGAGAAGGATTTGTTGAAGGCTAGGGGCTTTTATTACCGTGAGCTGTTGGAGAAGAGCGGCTGGGGAGGGGCTGTAGAGGTCGTGGAGTCCCCAGGGGAGGACCATGTATTCCATTTGAACAAGCCAGTTTGCGAAAATTCTTTGGCCTTGCTCAACCGGATTGCTTCTTTCTTCAATCGGGGTGAGCCCTGA